From one Bradyrhizobium sp. Ash2021 genomic stretch:
- the flaF gene encoding flagellar biosynthesis regulator FlaF, with amino-acid sequence MSNAAQAYARASQATSSPREIEAQALLKAARQLQEVQSNWAGPGKAMESALLFNRRLWSIFMSAAQTDENPQPKEVRQNIANIGVFVMKQTVDMQMNPDPAKLKSLIDINCNIAAGLAGRG; translated from the coding sequence ATGTCCAATGCAGCCCAAGCCTACGCCCGTGCGTCACAAGCGACATCTTCTCCGCGTGAAATAGAGGCGCAGGCGCTGCTGAAAGCTGCACGGCAACTCCAGGAAGTTCAATCCAACTGGGCCGGTCCCGGCAAGGCCATGGAAAGCGCGCTGCTGTTCAATCGCCGGCTGTGGTCGATCTTCATGAGCGCGGCGCAGACCGACGAAAATCCCCAGCCGAAAGAAGTCCGTCAGAACATCGCCAATATCGGCGTGTTCGTGATGAAGCAGACGGTGGATATGCAGATGAACCCGGATCCGGCGAAGTTGAAGTCGCTGATAGACATCAACTGCAACATCGCTGCCGGCCTGGCGGGCCGGGGCTGA
- a CDS encoding fumarylacetoacetate hydrolase family protein, which translates to MDNNLAAAKVIASARRKRTKLDSLPPDIAPRDEAEGYQIQRAVHDLLLPQFGAMVGYKIGCTSAVMQRYLDIPHPCSGGVFAKGVYESGAQLKAGDYIQVGVECEIAVRLARDLTPSEAPFTAEWVHEAVEAYHPAIEIVDDRYVKWETIGAPTLVADDFFGAGCVLGQPVARSAAPDLLNVVGRAVINGKEAGRGTGADVLGHPHNALAWLANHLAADGRGLHAGQIVLTGSLVKTVWLNAGDSVVIELSGLGNVAADFRD; encoded by the coding sequence ATGGACAACAATCTCGCGGCCGCGAAAGTCATCGCGAGCGCCCGCCGCAAGCGGACGAAGCTCGATTCGCTCCCGCCTGACATCGCGCCGCGCGACGAGGCGGAAGGCTACCAGATCCAGCGCGCGGTCCACGACCTGCTGCTGCCGCAGTTCGGCGCCATGGTCGGCTACAAGATCGGCTGCACCAGCGCGGTGATGCAGCGATATCTCGACATCCCCCATCCCTGCAGCGGCGGCGTGTTCGCCAAGGGCGTCTACGAGAGCGGCGCGCAGCTCAAGGCCGGCGACTACATCCAGGTCGGCGTCGAATGCGAGATCGCGGTGCGGCTGGCGCGCGATCTGACGCCATCGGAAGCGCCGTTCACCGCCGAATGGGTGCACGAGGCGGTCGAGGCCTATCACCCCGCGATCGAGATCGTCGACGACCGTTACGTCAAATGGGAAACCATTGGCGCGCCGACCCTGGTGGCGGATGATTTCTTCGGCGCCGGCTGCGTGCTCGGCCAACCCGTCGCGCGATCGGCCGCGCCTGATCTCCTCAACGTCGTCGGCCGCGCCGTCATCAACGGCAAGGAAGCCGGCCGCGGCACCGGCGCCGACGTGCTCGGCCATCCGCACAACGCACTCGCCTGGCTCGCCAATCATCTGGCCGCCGATGGCCGCGGTTTGCATGCCGGGCAGATCGTGCTCACCGGAAGCCTGGTGAAGACGGTGTGGCTCAACGCCGGCGACAGCGTCGTGATAGAGCTGTCGGGGCTCGGCAACGTCGCCGCCGATTTTCGGGATTGA
- a CDS encoding helix-turn-helix domain-containing protein translates to MKVANAYSADCPTRQILDRVGDKWAVLILLLVRDEPMRFNALRRAIEGISQKMLSQVLKSLERDGLIRRRAIATVPVTVEYSITPLGTTLAGAVDPLRDWAESNLKEVLNAQRRYDAQRKQAAA, encoded by the coding sequence ATGAAAGTCGCCAACGCCTATTCGGCCGATTGCCCGACGCGCCAGATCCTGGATCGCGTCGGCGACAAATGGGCGGTGCTGATCCTGCTGCTCGTGCGCGACGAGCCGATGCGCTTCAATGCGCTCCGCCGCGCGATCGAGGGCATCTCGCAAAAAATGCTGTCGCAGGTGCTGAAGAGTCTCGAGCGCGACGGACTGATCCGCCGCCGCGCGATCGCGACCGTGCCGGTGACGGTGGAATATTCGATCACGCCGCTCGGCACCACGCTGGCCGGCGCGGTCGATCCGTTGCGCGACTGGGCGGAAAGCAACCTGAAGGAAGTTTTGAATGCGCAACGGCGCTACGACGCACAGCGCAAGCAGGCCGCGGCGTGA
- the dksA gene encoding RNA polymerase-binding protein DksA — MNERQRDYFRAKLLAWKDEILRESKITLQTLQEENVNHPDLADRASSETDRAIELRARDRQRKLISKIDAALQRIEDNTYGYCEETGEPISLKRLEARPIATLSVEAQERHEKREKVYRDE; from the coding sequence ATGAACGAGCGCCAGCGCGATTATTTTCGCGCAAAGCTTCTGGCGTGGAAGGACGAGATCCTGAGGGAATCGAAGATCACGCTGCAGACCCTGCAGGAAGAGAACGTCAATCATCCCGATCTCGCTGATCGCGCCTCTTCCGAAACCGATCGCGCCATCGAACTGCGCGCCCGCGACCGCCAGCGCAAGTTGATCTCCAAGATCGACGCCGCGCTGCAGCGCATCGAGGACAACACCTACGGCTATTGCGAGGAGACCGGGGAACCGATCTCGCTGAAGCGGCTGGAAGCCCGCCCCATCGCAACGCTGTCGGTGGAAGCGCAGGAACGCCACGAGAAACGCGAGAAGGTTTACAGGGACGAGTAG
- a CDS encoding flagellar basal body P-ring protein FlgI produces MPGIRTARVFRLACAALLALALSAMSASATSRIKDLANIEGVRQNQLIGYGLVVGLNGTGDTLNNIPFTKQSLQAMLERMGVNIRGATIRTGNVAAVMVTGNLPAFGTQGTRMDVTVSALGDAKNLMGGTLLVTPLLGADGNVYAVAQGSLAIGGFQAEGAAASVTRGVPTVGRIANGAIIEREIEFALNRLPNVRLALRNADFTTAKRIAAAVNDYLGVKTAEPIDPSTVQLAIPAEFKGNVVAFLTEIEQLQVEPDLAAKIVIDERSGIIVMGRDVRVATVAVAQGNLTVTISESPQVSQPNPLSRGRTVVTPRSSVSVSEDGKKLAVVKDGVSLQQLVDGLNGLGIGPRDLIGILQAIKAAGAIQADIEVM; encoded by the coding sequence ATGCCCGGCATCCGTACGGCAAGAGTATTTCGGCTGGCCTGCGCCGCGCTGTTGGCGCTGGCGCTGTCGGCCATGTCCGCAAGTGCGACCTCGCGGATCAAGGACCTCGCCAATATCGAAGGCGTGCGGCAGAACCAGCTGATTGGCTACGGCCTCGTCGTCGGCCTCAACGGCACCGGCGACACGCTGAACAACATTCCCTTCACCAAGCAATCGCTGCAGGCGATGCTGGAACGCATGGGCGTCAACATCCGCGGCGCCACCATCCGCACCGGCAACGTCGCCGCCGTCATGGTCACCGGCAATCTGCCGGCGTTCGGCACCCAGGGCACCCGGATGGACGTCACCGTCTCCGCCCTCGGCGATGCCAAAAATCTCATGGGCGGCACCCTGCTCGTCACCCCCCTGCTCGGCGCCGACGGCAACGTCTATGCGGTGGCGCAAGGCTCGCTTGCGATCGGTGGCTTCCAGGCCGAAGGCGCCGCTGCCAGTGTCACCCGCGGCGTGCCGACGGTCGGCCGCATCGCCAACGGCGCCATCATCGAACGCGAGATCGAGTTCGCGCTCAATCGCCTGCCCAATGTGCGGCTGGCGCTGCGCAACGCCGACTTCACCACCGCCAAGCGCATTGCGGCCGCGGTCAACGACTATCTCGGCGTCAAGACCGCCGAGCCGATCGATCCCTCCACGGTGCAGCTGGCGATTCCCGCCGAATTCAAGGGCAACGTCGTCGCCTTCCTGACCGAGATCGAGCAGTTGCAGGTCGAGCCGGATCTCGCCGCCAAGATCGTGATCGACGAACGCTCCGGCATCATCGTGATGGGCCGCGACGTCCGCGTCGCCACCGTCGCGGTGGCGCAAGGCAATCTCACCGTGACGATTTCGGAAAGCCCGCAGGTCAGCCAGCCCAATCCGCTGTCGCGGGGCCGAACCGTGGTGACGCCGCGCAGCAGCGTCAGCGTCTCCGAGGACGGCAAGAAATTGGCGGTCGTGAAAGACGGCGTCTCGCTGCAGCAGCTCGTCGACGGCCTCAATGGCCTCGGCATCGGGCCGCGCGACCTGATCGGCATCCTGCAGGCGATCAAGGCCGCCGGCGCGATCCAGGCCGACATCGAGGTGATGTGA
- the flgJ gene encoding flagellar assembly peptidoglycan hydrolase FlgJ: protein MQSSLVSSTAGSMPAKAVMPMFNGRVDPQFAEALSKVSPQAQAKAKATATDFEAMFLNSMFSQMTSGIKGDGPFGDTPGTGVWRSMLTDEYSKSFAKAGGVGISNDVFRTLILQQANRAG from the coding sequence ATGCAGAGCAGCCTGGTCAGCAGCACCGCCGGCAGCATGCCCGCGAAAGCGGTCATGCCGATGTTCAACGGCCGTGTGGATCCGCAGTTCGCAGAGGCGCTGAGCAAGGTCTCGCCGCAGGCGCAAGCCAAGGCCAAGGCGACGGCGACCGACTTCGAAGCGATGTTCCTGAATTCGATGTTTTCGCAGATGACCAGCGGCATCAAGGGCGACGGCCCGTTCGGCGATACGCCGGGCACCGGAGTGTGGCGCTCGATGCTGACGGACGAATATTCGAAATCGTTCGCGAAAGCCGGCGGCGTCGGGATTTCCAACGACGTGTTCCGCACGCTGATCCTGCAGCAAGCCAACCGCGCCGGCTGA
- a CDS encoding NAD(P)-dependent oxidoreductase, with amino-acid sequence MKIAVVGASGNAGSRITAELARRGHSVTAIARNPEKIAAQANVTAKKGDVLDQAGLAQLLARHDAAISSVHFLDSDPAKLIGAARDSRVGRYLVVGGAGSLEVAPGVRLVTTAGFPAQYKAEAEKGALFLDLLGKEKELNWTFLSPSAVFTAGERTGKFRLGTNQLLTAADGKSWISFEDFAVALADEIERPAHIRQRFTVGY; translated from the coding sequence ATGAAAATCGCCGTCGTCGGCGCCTCCGGCAATGCCGGTTCGCGTATCACCGCCGAACTCGCCCGCCGTGGCCACAGCGTGACCGCCATCGCCCGTAACCCCGAAAAGATCGCCGCCCAGGCCAATGTCACGGCGAAGAAGGGCGACGTGCTGGACCAGGCCGGCCTTGCCCAGCTTCTGGCCAGGCATGACGCCGCGATCAGTTCGGTGCATTTCCTCGATAGCGACCCGGCCAAACTGATCGGAGCTGCCCGCGATTCCAGAGTCGGCCGCTACCTCGTCGTCGGCGGCGCCGGCAGCCTGGAAGTGGCCCCCGGCGTCCGGCTGGTGACGACGGCGGGCTTTCCGGCCCAGTACAAGGCCGAGGCCGAGAAGGGGGCGCTCTTCCTCGACCTGTTGGGGAAGGAAAAGGAGCTGAACTGGACCTTCCTGTCGCCCTCGGCCGTGTTCACCGCAGGCGAGCGGACCGGCAAGTTCCGGCTCGGGACCAACCAGCTTTTGACCGCCGCCGACGGGAAAAGCTGGATCTCCTTCGAGGACTTCGCAGTTGCACTCGCCGACGAAATCGAGCGTCCGGCCCATATCCGCCAGCGCTTTACGGTCGGCTATTAG
- a CDS encoding flagellar assembly protein FliX, with product MRIYGPNGTTLGSPASNTRRTSSTGFSLPDAPAVPEETRSATAPKAATSLDGLLALQGIEDPTERRKRSVARGKGALDVLDDLKLGLLSGNLNASTVNRLRDAAANLKSSSGDPGLDAVLSEIELRVEVELAKAGQV from the coding sequence ATGCGCATCTACGGACCGAACGGCACCACGCTTGGATCGCCCGCGAGTAACACGCGGCGAACCAGTTCGACCGGCTTTTCGCTGCCGGATGCGCCGGCCGTGCCCGAGGAGACCCGTTCCGCCACTGCGCCGAAAGCCGCCACCAGCCTCGACGGGCTGCTGGCCTTGCAGGGCATCGAGGATCCGACCGAACGCCGCAAGCGCTCGGTCGCGCGCGGCAAGGGCGCGCTCGACGTGCTCGACGACCTCAAGCTCGGGCTGCTGTCCGGCAATCTCAATGCCTCCACCGTCAACCGGCTGCGCGATGCCGCCGCCAATCTGAAATCCTCCTCCGGCGATCCCGGCCTCGATGCGGTACTGTCCGAGATCGAGCTGCGCGTCGAAGTCGAACTCGCCAAGGCCGGGCAGGTCTAG